Proteins from a genomic interval of Tumebacillus sp. BK434:
- a CDS encoding RsfA family transcriptional regulator produces the protein MKKVRQDAWSQADDSLLAEVILRHVRSGSTQLAAFQEASKSLGRTAAATGYRWNANVRKEYVAQIEIAKAQWKEVKGRAEAEGTAVPEPAGWESAAEGAVAALDWPAVLKFLKGQKGTVGQLQTRLTKLERELAVQTAENVRLSEENRKLRAELNRVGQELTLVKEDHSALVGIMERARKLAFVGEPLIEASPAAFVMEENGNLERMK, from the coding sequence GCGCCATGTGCGCAGCGGCAGCACGCAATTGGCCGCGTTTCAGGAGGCGAGCAAGTCGCTTGGCCGGACGGCGGCCGCCACCGGCTACCGCTGGAATGCGAACGTGCGCAAAGAGTATGTGGCGCAGATCGAGATCGCCAAGGCGCAGTGGAAAGAAGTGAAGGGGCGGGCCGAGGCGGAAGGGACGGCCGTTCCTGAGCCGGCCGGTTGGGAGAGCGCGGCGGAGGGAGCTGTGGCGGCGCTGGATTGGCCGGCGGTGCTAAAGTTTTTGAAAGGGCAAAAAGGCACGGTCGGACAGCTGCAGACTCGGCTCACCAAACTGGAGCGCGAATTGGCGGTGCAGACGGCCGAAAACGTCCGGCTCAGCGAGGAGAACCGCAAGCTAAGGGCGGAGTTGAACCGGGTCGGACAGGAGCTGACCCTCGTCAAGGAAGACCACTCCGCCTTGGTCGGCATCATGGAGCGGGCGCGCAAACTGGCATTCGTCGGCGAGCCGTTGATCGAAGCGAGTCCGGCGGCGTTTGTGATGGAGGAAAACGGGAATCTGGAGCGGATGAAATAG
- a CDS encoding DUF896 domain-containing protein: MLTPDKIERINVLARKKKAGTMTPEEAKEQLALREEYLNVFRANFRDQLEAIEFVDDDGSTKH, translated from the coding sequence ATGCTGACCCCTGATAAGATCGAACGCATCAACGTGCTCGCCCGCAAGAAGAAGGCTGGCACGATGACGCCGGAAGAAGCGAAGGAACAACTTGCCCTGCGCGAAGAGTACCTGAACGTGTTCCGCGCGAACTTCCGCGACCAATTAGAAGCGATCGAGTTTGTCGATGACGACGGCTCGACGAAACACTAA
- a CDS encoding N-acetyltransferase yields MSPQVQKLQINYKTLEEFRKFRENGLEELSMMEDLKADLVEDQTVSPFYGIYEEGKLVARMSLYRILDKYDRYFDPPTTYHELMKLEVLPGYKGKGYGAMLVQFAKEQGLPVKTNVRLGAQDFFLKLGFQPVKYDPVRDRGENPYVWQPQA; encoded by the coding sequence ATGTCGCCGCAAGTGCAAAAGCTGCAGATCAACTACAAGACCCTCGAGGAGTTCCGCAAATTCCGGGAAAACGGTTTGGAAGAGCTGTCGATGATGGAGGATTTAAAAGCAGACCTGGTCGAAGATCAGACTGTCTCGCCCTTTTACGGGATCTACGAAGAAGGCAAACTTGTCGCCCGCATGAGCCTCTACCGCATTCTCGACAAATATGACCGTTACTTCGATCCGCCTACCACCTACCACGAACTGATGAAGCTGGAAGTGCTCCCCGGCTACAAAGGCAAAGGCTACGGCGCGATGCTCGTTCAGTTTGCCAAAGAGCAGGGCCTGCCGGTCAAGACCAACGTCCGGCTTGGCGCACAGGATTTCTTCCTGAAACTCGGCTTTCAACCTGTCAAATACGACCCGGTGCGCGACCGCGGGGAGAACCCGTACGTCTGGCAGCCGCAAGCGTAA
- a CDS encoding HAD family hydrolase, with product MNVVLIDLDETLSDHRHSSQAGIRTLWQEHPALQQKTVEALEHEFWIMLDSMHSEVLKGNLTLEQARVERFRRLFAGCGQELAEREIDALTERYQAAYRRSRRAVPGAHELLRWLREQGAKIVVVTNGFTSVQQGKLRECAMEGLVDHLLTSEAAGAQKPERSVFEAALQLAGGTPERAVMIGDSWQSDVTGAAQLGIKAFWLNRREETCPDPALAVEIGDLSQLPELLSAHWHTLKNGCV from the coding sequence ATGAACGTGGTATTGATCGATTTGGATGAAACGCTGTCCGATCACCGCCATTCCTCCCAGGCGGGCATCCGCACGCTGTGGCAGGAACATCCGGCATTGCAGCAAAAGACGGTCGAGGCGCTGGAGCATGAATTTTGGATCATGCTGGACAGCATGCACAGCGAAGTGTTAAAAGGCAATCTGACGCTGGAGCAGGCGCGGGTGGAACGCTTTCGCCGGCTGTTTGCCGGGTGCGGGCAGGAGCTCGCGGAACGTGAAATAGACGCGTTGACGGAGCGCTACCAAGCCGCGTATCGCCGTTCGCGCCGCGCGGTGCCGGGCGCGCATGAACTCCTGCGCTGGCTGCGCGAACAGGGGGCGAAGATCGTCGTCGTGACGAATGGATTTACGTCGGTGCAGCAGGGAAAATTGCGAGAGTGTGCGATGGAAGGGCTGGTCGATCATCTGCTCACCTCAGAGGCGGCCGGCGCGCAGAAGCCGGAGCGGAGCGTTTTTGAAGCGGCGCTGCAACTGGCGGGCGGGACGCCTGAGCGGGCGGTGATGATCGGCGACTCGTGGCAATCGGACGTGACGGGTGCCGCACAGCTGGGCATCAAAGCGTTCTGGCTGAACCGGCGGGAAGAGACCTGCCCCGACCCGGCGCTTGCCGTTGAGATCGGCGACCTGTCGCAACTGCCGGAACTTTTGAGCGCGCACTGGCATACCCTCAAAAATGGCTGCGTTTGA
- a CDS encoding PASTA domain-containing protein, whose amino-acid sequence MNERILAGRYRLLEAIGGASDLFLAHDESLMRQVAVKRLPGNVTDSNRQHWEQEIAKAAGLHHPHLLGVYDVVVEAEGIYLITEDLEGDTLSRWLRVQGAVTAETAIDIARQLASAVVQAEKHGILQISIEPGTVLINQDGFLKVIGYGPLLSGRAQTEQDLIKTIGVLLCEMLTGKPFSHLAPVPQVVQELHLSLQGAGGVHSWLPERLERIVLRALGFASQGSYGGIHDLHRDVKAVHHALGQQVDRPAESEAAGGTYIERMKDSVLEAAQEGIEKVAKLRHMEFAKKVAEESAPKRFSLLPYIGVLLVVVLVIGGLWWSLGDETSTASTDERQQGARQFAMPNLLGKTEQEAVQALADNGYPKAKIQWVYSVTDDGETKGKIYRQSVDPGESVQGQEKLIILTVNGTSSPGGNPGESAGNPAGGGTQKPVAEGEIPDLRGLSQQEAEQLMLKHGYHYSFYINKGDTPSGTVYSQSPAAGTKASKGADVTFYVSQ is encoded by the coding sequence ATGAACGAGCGAATCTTGGCAGGCCGGTACCGGCTGCTGGAAGCGATTGGCGGTGCATCCGATCTGTTTTTGGCACACGATGAGTCGCTGATGCGTCAAGTGGCGGTGAAACGCTTGCCGGGAAACGTGACGGATTCGAACCGTCAACATTGGGAACAGGAAATCGCCAAAGCGGCCGGACTGCATCATCCGCATCTGCTTGGAGTCTATGATGTGGTCGTCGAAGCGGAAGGCATATATTTGATTACGGAAGATCTGGAAGGGGATACGCTGTCCCGCTGGCTGCGCGTACAAGGCGCAGTCACGGCGGAGACGGCGATCGACATCGCCCGCCAACTGGCCAGCGCGGTCGTGCAGGCGGAGAAGCACGGGATCTTGCAGATCTCGATCGAGCCGGGCACGGTGCTGATCAATCAGGACGGCTTTTTGAAAGTGATCGGCTATGGACCGCTCTTGTCCGGGCGGGCGCAGACGGAGCAGGACCTGATCAAGACGATCGGCGTGCTGCTGTGCGAGATGTTGACCGGCAAGCCGTTTTCGCACCTGGCGCCGGTGCCGCAGGTGGTGCAGGAACTGCATCTGAGCCTGCAGGGGGCGGGCGGCGTGCACAGCTGGCTGCCGGAACGTCTGGAACGCATCGTGCTTAGGGCGCTCGGATTCGCTTCCCAAGGCAGCTATGGCGGCATCCATGATCTGCATCGCGACGTGAAAGCGGTGCACCATGCGCTTGGCCAGCAGGTCGACCGCCCGGCCGAGTCGGAAGCGGCAGGTGGCACTTACATCGAGCGGATGAAAGATTCGGTGCTGGAAGCCGCTCAGGAAGGGATCGAGAAGGTCGCCAAGCTGCGCCACATGGAATTTGCGAAGAAAGTCGCGGAAGAGAGTGCGCCGAAGCGTTTTTCCCTGCTGCCGTACATCGGGGTGCTGCTCGTGGTCGTGCTGGTCATCGGCGGCTTGTGGTGGTCGCTCGGGGATGAGACTTCCACGGCGTCGACCGATGAGCGCCAGCAGGGCGCGCGGCAGTTTGCGATGCCGAATCTGCTCGGCAAGACGGAACAGGAAGCGGTGCAGGCCCTCGCCGATAACGGCTATCCGAAAGCGAAGATCCAGTGGGTATACAGCGTGACGGATGACGGCGAGACCAAAGGCAAGATCTATCGCCAGTCGGTTGACCCGGGCGAGAGCGTGCAGGGTCAGGAAAAGCTGATCATCCTGACGGTCAACGGCACGTCCTCACCGGGCGGGAATCCGGGCGAATCTGCGGGCAACCCGGCCGGCGGGGGGACCCAAAAGCCGGTCGCAGAAGGTGAGATTCCCGACCTGCGCGGCTTGAGCCAGCAGGAAGCGGAGCAGTTGATGCTCAAGCACGGGTACCACTACTCGTTTTACATCAACAAAGGCGACACACCGTCCGGCACGGTGTACAGCCAGTCTCCGGCAGCCGGCACAAAAGCGTCAAAAGGCGCCGATGTGACGTTTTACGTTTCGCAATAA
- a CDS encoding SelT/SelW/SelH family (seleno)protein encodes MEKPVITLAYCNMUNYLPKAVRLTDELLGHFMTKIGEFTLVPASGGVFEVTFNGELIFSKKELGRFPEDGEVLELLKPRIL; translated from the coding sequence ATGGAAAAACCGGTGATCACACTGGCCTACTGCAACATGTGAAACTACTTGCCCAAAGCCGTCAGGTTGACGGACGAACTGCTTGGACATTTTATGACGAAAATCGGTGAATTCACACTGGTCCCGGCGAGCGGTGGCGTTTTTGAAGTCACGTTCAACGGAGAGCTGATCTTCTCCAAAAAGGAACTCGGCCGCTTCCCGGAAGACGGCGAAGTCCTCGAACTTCTCAAACCGCGAATTCTCTAA
- a CDS encoding (deoxy)nucleoside triphosphate pyrophosphohydrolase, whose product MKQLVVTAAVIEKNGKVLVAQRKPDAHMGLKWEFPGGKLEWGEDPRAGLAREIAEELGIEIAAEDVLEVVSHAYQDRHIVLIGYRCRYLRGELRRLDVHDVRYVQPEELLTLDMAPADWPIVHRLLGKS is encoded by the coding sequence ATGAAACAGCTCGTCGTCACGGCGGCTGTGATCGAAAAAAACGGGAAGGTGCTGGTCGCCCAGCGCAAACCGGACGCGCATATGGGACTGAAATGGGAATTTCCCGGCGGCAAGCTTGAGTGGGGTGAAGATCCGCGGGCTGGTTTGGCGCGGGAGATCGCTGAGGAGCTCGGCATCGAGATCGCGGCGGAGGACGTGCTGGAAGTGGTGTCCCATGCGTATCAGGACCGCCACATCGTGCTGATCGGCTACCGCTGCCGCTACCTGCGGGGGGAACTGCGCCGGTTGGATGTGCACGATGTGCGCTATGTGCAGCCGGAGGAGCTCCTGACGCTCGACATGGCGCCGGCCGACTGGCCGATCGTGCATCGGTTGCTCGGCAAGAGTTAG
- a CDS encoding helix-turn-helix transcriptional regulator, giving the protein MSELGERIRRARQKRNITGAQLAGCIGVSANYISELERGVKKNPSMQVIAGLAEVLGCPVDYFFGVEEKRLRDYIPEDLNGYVRESIVGRYGAAERDLQEIGDAEMMEALVEYLREMKNRSEG; this is encoded by the coding sequence ATGTCAGAGCTGGGCGAGCGCATTCGCCGGGCGCGCCAGAAGCGGAATATCACCGGGGCGCAGCTGGCCGGATGCATCGGCGTGTCGGCTAACTATATCAGCGAACTGGAGCGCGGGGTCAAGAAGAACCCGTCGATGCAGGTGATCGCCGGTCTGGCAGAAGTGCTGGGCTGTCCGGTCGATTACTTTTTCGGCGTGGAGGAGAAGCGGCTTCGCGATTACATACCGGAAGATCTGAACGGCTACGTGCGGGAGTCGATCGTCGGGCGGTACGGCGCCGCAGAGCGCGACCTGCAGGAGATCGGCGATGCGGAGATGATGGAGGCGCTCGTCGAATATCTGCGGGAGATGAAGAACCGGTCGGAAGGGTGA
- a CDS encoding methylated-DNA--[protein]-cysteine S-methyltransferase, with translation MKISYDTVDTPLGELYVAVDEAGVCKVALSAAEWEAYAAERGGVPRDTVRCSEAVWQLREYFQGERREFDLPLSVHGTPFRQQVWAALCEIPYGEVRSYVQIAERIGKPKGPRAIGQANRHNPLPILIPCHRVIGKNGSLVGYAGPRTDLKSVLLELEGVLPAR, from the coding sequence ATGAAGATCAGCTATGACACGGTCGACACACCGCTTGGCGAGCTCTATGTGGCGGTCGACGAGGCGGGTGTGTGCAAGGTGGCGCTCAGTGCTGCCGAGTGGGAAGCGTATGCGGCGGAGCGGGGCGGGGTGCCCCGTGACACTGTGCGGTGCAGCGAGGCGGTGTGGCAGCTGCGGGAGTATTTTCAAGGGGAGCGCCGCGAGTTCGACCTGCCGCTGTCGGTGCACGGCACGCCGTTCCGCCAGCAGGTCTGGGCTGCCCTCTGCGAGATTCCGTACGGTGAAGTGCGCAGCTACGTACAGATCGCCGAGCGGATCGGCAAACCGAAAGGGCCGCGCGCCATCGGCCAGGCCAACCGCCACAACCCGCTGCCGATCCTGATCCCCTGTCACCGCGTGATCGGCAAAAACGGCAGTCTCGTCGGCTATGCCGGCCCGCGCACCGACCTGAAAAGCGTGCTCTTGGAGCTGGAAGGCGTTTTGCCGGCACGATAA
- a CDS encoding PadR family transcriptional regulator, with product MNFDKEVLKGYIDTILLSMLADRPKYGFELAKQARETSGGDFEMKEATLYIALKRLEKQGYATSFWDDAASGGGRRKYYRLTEDGLARVRGKKQEWEYLKGMIDRFLQEVE from the coding sequence GTGAACTTTGACAAAGAAGTTCTCAAAGGCTACATCGATACGATTCTGCTCAGCATGCTGGCCGACCGCCCCAAATATGGGTTCGAGCTTGCCAAGCAGGCCCGGGAAACGAGCGGTGGAGACTTTGAGATGAAAGAGGCAACCCTGTACATCGCTTTGAAGAGGTTGGAGAAGCAGGGATATGCCACCTCGTTTTGGGACGATGCGGCCAGCGGCGGCGGGCGGCGCAAATATTATCGCTTGACGGAAGACGGCTTGGCGCGCGTGCGCGGCAAGAAACAGGAGTGGGAGTACCTCAAGGGAATGATCGACCGATTTCTGCAGGAGGTGGAGTAG